CTTCGGCGATTTTCCGGCGAGACCGTTGCGAGCGAAGGTGGGCGTGTGGCAGAGTATCGTCATCGGCGCATAGTAATACGGGACCATGTAAATGTGACCGCTGCTGTGGCAGAGTTCCCATGCGCTTGACGGCGAATAAATGCCCTTGTAGCGCATTCTCTTGCTCTTCTCGAATTCCTTCAGATAGCTGTTGAGCGAAAGGAGAAATCCCTGCGTGCGGTAGTCGGCAGCCTTGCGCTCGGTGAGATAGAGCACGTCGGGCGCGACGCCGCCGGCCATGGCGAGGAATTCGCTTTCATCGGAAGCGGTGCCCTCGATGCGCAGCGGCACAAGCGCTTTGATATGTATCTTGGGGTTGAGCCGGACGAATTCGTCGAATGCCTTGCGCCGCGACATCCAGTCAGGGCTTGATGTGCCCGAGTAGGGTATGACGCGCAGCCGCAGTTCGACGAAATCCTCGTCTTCCGCGTTCGTCGCCGCCGTATCCGCAGCGAAGAGCGGCATCATCAGTACGGCGAGAAGGGTAAGCAGCCAAGTTCTCATGAAAGCACCTCATGCTTCGATTCGACGGCGTCAGTGTACCGCATCACCGTCATTTTGTACATGCCCGTCATTGACGGACATACGCGATATTGACTTACTGTGCGAGCACCGAAACTTCATCGGCAGAGAGCGCGCGCTTATAGTAGTATACTTCATCGATGACGCCGGCGAACGACTGCCACGTGCTCCCGATCGATGCGAGCCGTGTGCCGATCTGCAGATCGAATTCATACGTGTCGGGTATCGCTGCCTCGCCGCTGAGCGTACCGTTCATATAGATCTTCATCTTCTTTGAACCGACGGCAAAGACCGCGGCGATATGCATCCACTGGCCGATGACCGCTTTACCCTTCGTGTTGACGGTCAGGCCGCCCTTGCGCGTATCGTCGATCTTGTATCCGGTCGCGAACTGTATCGCGCCGTCGCCGAGAACATCGATGACGGTATACGCCGTCGGCCAATTGTCAAGGCCGAAGGCGC
The genomic region above belongs to Spirochaetota bacterium and contains:
- a CDS encoding LamG domain-containing protein yields the protein MKHMVFGMVAAAVLAAALSAADASLIGYWNFDEGSGMVAKDSSGNNLTATNKGGWADGKKGKGLLLTGDKTKIIEFSVPTDKQPGKGSYSIALWMNPSAIDIDSKQKQRRAFGLDNWPTAYTVIDVLGDGAIQFATGYKIDDTRKGGLTVNTKGKAVIGQWMHIAAVFAVGSKKMKIYMNGTLSGEAAIPDTYEFDLQIGTRLASIGSTWQSFAGVIDEVYYYKRALSADEVSVLAQ